Proteins found in one Kiloniellales bacterium genomic segment:
- the fdhF gene encoding formate dehydrogenase subunit alpha, whose translation MTDLITFTLDGQEVEAAPGETIWEVAKRAGTLIPHLCHKDAPGYRSDGNCRACMVEIEGERTLAASCIREPADGMVVNSQGERPAKARKMVMEMLVADQPERAEAHDRSSHLWQMADLQGVADSRFPKLEPNRVPLLDDSHLAMKVNLDACIHCNLCVRACREVQVNDVIGMAGRGHDAQIVFDMDDPMGRSTCVACGECVQACPTGALMEATVLDDAQRGDRRDYDREVESVCPFCGVGCQISYKVKDDEIVRVDGIEGPANQSRLCVKGRFGFDYVAHPHRLTKPLIRREDAPAKGLNVDPAHWRSHFREATWEEALDAAAGGLARLRDQHGGRAVAGFGSAKCSNEEAYLFQKLIRQGFGHNNVDHCTRLCHASSVAALMENVGSGAVTATFNEIENADVAIMIGCNPTENHPVAATYFKQFVKRGGKLIVMDPRGQGLKRHATHMLQFRPGTDVAMLNAIMHVIVEEELYDEQYIQAMTEGFDTLKTHLAGFPPEKMAEICGIDADTLREVARTFARAEAGLIFWGMGISQHVHGTDNSRCLISLALMCGHVGRPGAGLHPLRGQNNVQGASDAGLIPMVLPDYQPVAQGPVRELFRDIWGSEIDPQPGLTVVEIMDAVHEGKIRGMYILGENPAMSDPDVEHARHALEKLGHLVVQDIFLTETANYADVILPATAWAEKTGTVTNTNRQVQMGRPAVPPPGEAREDWWITNEIAKRVGLDWDYSHPSEVFAEMKRSMKSLDNITWDRLVAENVVTYPSLAPDDPGQAIVFGDAFPRPEGRAKFTPAAIVPPAETPDPEYPMILTTGRQLEHWHTGSMTRRASVLDWAEPEANASLHPKTLRRLGIEPGELLRIETRRGSIEIMARADRAVAEDMVFVPFAYVEAAANVLTNPQLDPYGKIPEFKFAACRVEKAGEDVVAAE comes from the coding sequence CGACGGCATGGTGGTGAATTCCCAGGGCGAGCGTCCGGCCAAGGCGCGCAAGATGGTCATGGAGATGCTGGTCGCCGACCAGCCCGAGCGCGCCGAGGCCCACGACCGCTCGTCGCACCTCTGGCAGATGGCCGACCTCCAGGGCGTCGCGGACAGCCGCTTTCCCAAGCTAGAGCCGAACCGCGTTCCCCTGCTCGACGATTCCCACCTCGCCATGAAGGTCAACCTGGACGCCTGCATTCACTGCAACCTCTGCGTCCGCGCCTGCCGCGAGGTCCAGGTCAACGACGTGATCGGCATGGCCGGCCGCGGCCACGACGCCCAGATCGTGTTCGACATGGACGATCCCATGGGCCGGTCGACCTGCGTCGCCTGTGGCGAGTGCGTGCAGGCCTGCCCGACGGGCGCGTTGATGGAGGCCACGGTGCTGGACGATGCGCAGCGCGGCGACCGGCGGGACTACGACCGCGAAGTCGAGAGCGTCTGCCCGTTCTGCGGCGTCGGCTGCCAGATCAGCTACAAGGTCAAGGACGACGAGATCGTCCGGGTCGACGGCATCGAGGGGCCGGCCAACCAGAGCCGGCTCTGCGTGAAGGGCCGCTTCGGCTTCGACTACGTCGCCCATCCGCACCGCTTGACCAAGCCGCTGATCCGCCGCGAGGACGCGCCGGCCAAGGGCCTGAACGTCGATCCGGCCCATTGGCGCAGCCACTTCCGCGAGGCGACCTGGGAGGAGGCGCTCGACGCCGCGGCCGGCGGCCTCGCCCGGCTGCGCGACCAGCACGGCGGCCGCGCCGTCGCCGGCTTCGGCTCGGCCAAGTGCTCCAACGAGGAGGCCTACCTGTTCCAGAAGCTGATCCGCCAAGGCTTCGGGCACAACAACGTGGACCACTGCACACGGCTGTGCCACGCCTCCTCGGTGGCGGCGCTGATGGAGAACGTCGGCTCGGGCGCGGTGACCGCGACCTTCAACGAGATCGAGAACGCCGACGTGGCGATCATGATCGGATGCAATCCGACCGAGAACCATCCCGTCGCCGCGACCTACTTCAAGCAGTTCGTGAAGCGCGGCGGCAAGCTGATCGTCATGGACCCGCGCGGCCAGGGTCTGAAGCGCCACGCGACCCACATGCTGCAGTTCCGACCTGGCACCGACGTGGCGATGCTCAACGCGATCATGCACGTGATCGTCGAGGAGGAGCTCTACGACGAACAGTACATCCAGGCGATGACCGAGGGCTTCGACACGCTGAAGACGCACCTTGCAGGCTTTCCGCCCGAGAAGATGGCCGAGATCTGCGGGATCGACGCCGACACACTGCGCGAGGTCGCCCGGACCTTCGCCCGGGCCGAGGCGGGGCTGATCTTCTGGGGCATGGGCATCAGCCAGCACGTCCACGGCACCGACAACTCGCGCTGCCTGATCAGCCTGGCCCTGATGTGCGGCCACGTCGGCCGTCCGGGCGCGGGCCTGCACCCGCTCAGGGGCCAGAACAACGTCCAGGGCGCCTCCGACGCCGGCCTCATCCCCATGGTGCTGCCGGACTACCAGCCGGTCGCCCAGGGGCCGGTGCGCGAGCTGTTCCGCGATATCTGGGGCAGCGAGATCGATCCCCAGCCGGGCCTCACCGTGGTCGAGATCATGGACGCGGTCCACGAAGGCAAGATCAGGGGCATGTACATTCTGGGCGAGAACCCGGCCATGTCCGACCCCGACGTGGAGCACGCGCGCCACGCCCTGGAGAAGCTGGGACACCTGGTGGTCCAGGATATCTTCCTGACCGAGACGGCGAACTACGCCGACGTGATTCTGCCGGCGACCGCCTGGGCCGAGAAAACCGGCACCGTGACCAACACCAACCGCCAGGTCCAGATGGGCCGTCCGGCGGTGCCGCCGCCGGGCGAGGCCAGGGAAGACTGGTGGATCACCAACGAGATCGCCAAGCGCGTCGGGCTCGACTGGGACTATAGCCACCCGAGCGAGGTCTTCGCCGAGATGAAGCGCTCGATGAAGTCGCTCGACAACATCACCTGGGACCGGCTCGTGGCCGAGAACGTGGTGACCTATCCCTCGCTCGCGCCGGACGACCCGGGCCAGGCCATCGTGTTCGGTGACGCCTTCCCGCGGCCCGAGGGCCGGGCCAAGTTCACCCCCGCCGCGATCGTGCCGCCGGCCGAGACGCCGGACCCCGAGTATCCGATGATCCTGACCACGGGGCGCCAGCTCGAGCACTGGCACACCGGTTCGATGACCCGGCGGGCGAGCGTGCTCGACTGGGCCGAGCCCGAGGCGAACGCCTCGCTGCACCCCAAGACCCTGCGCCGGCTGGGTATCGAGCCGGGCGAGCTTCTGCGGATCGAGACCCGCCGCGGGTCGATCGAGATCATGGCCCGCGCCGACCGCGCGGTCGCCGAGGACATGGTCTTCGTGCCCTTCGCCTACGTCGAGGCGGCGGCCAACGTGCTGACCAACCCGCAGCTCGACCCCTACGGCAAGATCCCCGAGTTCAAGTTCGCGGCCTGCCGCGTCGAGAAGGCCGGCGAAGACGTGGTCGCGGCGGAGTAG
- a CDS encoding methyltransferase, with amino-acid sequence MSTSVQKQLASGTAIFLYWLIMLEGILMASPFGILLYSFYDPFLAGARQSEWTAWVAAFFLPQSVYATNSSFIEFIRYGEYLFYVGLAGFLVSAAPVYWGKITRKGMVSGFIYAYIRHPQYLFFMLSAFGLLFIWPRMMMLILFLMMSVFYFYLAKFEERRMQAQYPEYMAYMRRTAMFLPGNPGGRLFNLLFGWVPSRKWAQVMAVLSIVLVAFAGAIGLRNLSIANISLAELPDQRILAISIFPHDEAYLRDAVTKAIADNGVRNALDMQGNVSFTAHIMPKNYGMLGKFVSINEHHEAEIISNFRNRSSLKGFLWGTESDDVKIVLSKIDKPGNRFVPLAEIMDMSAKMTPVLIVDLNLQTGALSNLTTTDTTYYGDVPQPIF; translated from the coding sequence ATGTCGACTTCAGTTCAGAAGCAACTGGCTTCGGGAACAGCTATTTTTCTTTACTGGCTGATCATGCTGGAGGGCATCCTTATGGCCTCCCCCTTCGGCATTCTGTTGTATTCCTTTTACGACCCCTTCTTGGCGGGAGCGCGCCAGAGCGAATGGACGGCATGGGTTGCCGCGTTCTTCCTGCCCCAGTCGGTGTACGCGACGAACAGTTCGTTCATCGAGTTCATACGTTATGGGGAGTACCTGTTCTACGTCGGGCTGGCCGGGTTCCTTGTATCCGCCGCGCCGGTGTACTGGGGCAAGATTACACGCAAAGGCATGGTGAGCGGCTTCATCTATGCGTACATAAGGCACCCGCAATACCTGTTCTTCATGCTTTCCGCGTTTGGGTTGCTCTTCATCTGGCCTCGAATGATGATGCTGATCCTGTTTCTGATGATGAGTGTGTTCTATTTCTATCTGGCCAAGTTCGAGGAGCGCCGGATGCAGGCGCAGTATCCCGAATACATGGCCTACATGCGAAGAACGGCCATGTTCCTTCCCGGCAATCCCGGTGGCAGGCTGTTCAATTTGCTGTTCGGATGGGTCCCGAGTCGAAAATGGGCCCAGGTGATGGCGGTTCTGTCGATTGTCCTCGTTGCCTTCGCCGGCGCGATAGGCCTGAGGAACCTTTCAATCGCGAACATCTCCCTAGCGGAACTGCCCGACCAAAGGATACTGGCGATATCCATCTTCCCGCATGACGAAGCCTATCTTCGCGACGCGGTCACCAAGGCCATAGCTGACAACGGGGTGAGAAACGCCTTGGACATGCAGGGAAACGTGAGTTTCACGGCCCATATAATGCCGAAAAACTACGGAATGCTGGGAAAGTTCGTGTCCATCAATGAACATCATGAGGCGGAGATCATCAGCAATTTCAGAAACAGATCATCCTTGAAGGGCTTCTTGTGGGGTACGGAATCCGACGATGTAAAGATCGTTCTCTCCAAGATCGACAAGCCCGGAAATCGGTTCGTTCCTTTAGCTGAGATCATGGACATGAGCGCCAAGATGACCCCCGTCCTGATCGTGGATTTGAATCTGCAGACGGGCGCGCTGAGCAATCTAACGACGACCGATACGACCTACTATGGGGACGTGCCACAGCCCATCTTCTAA
- a CDS encoding DUF1826 domain-containing protein: protein MNGVRTCRTRDGLAAIREPATELVIWQRSLPPRLRDWIDQADARDLPEIRILVEPGDLRPALEPLLDECGLPGGDMRDLLVADIGHLVSVFAEITRSHQVDVRLERVSHDACWKFHRDTVEARLLTTYRGPATEWVRMAHAERAIVEQKSFKGPLERLGDHDVAMFKGSRAGSNSGIVHRSPPIAGTGTTRLLLCLNQRTSTSPDPWTQS, encoded by the coding sequence GTGAACGGCGTTAGGACCTGCAGAACGAGGGATGGCCTCGCCGCCATTCGTGAGCCCGCCACGGAGCTCGTGATCTGGCAGCGTTCGCTTCCTCCGCGTCTGCGGGATTGGATCGACCAGGCCGACGCAAGGGATCTTCCCGAGATCCGCATTCTCGTGGAGCCCGGCGACCTTCGGCCTGCTCTCGAGCCGCTGCTGGACGAGTGTGGCCTGCCTGGAGGCGACATGCGCGACCTTCTGGTCGCGGACATCGGTCACCTGGTCAGCGTGTTCGCCGAGATTACCCGCAGCCACCAGGTCGATGTCCGGCTCGAACGCGTCAGCCACGACGCCTGCTGGAAGTTTCATCGCGACACCGTGGAGGCGCGGCTCTTGACGACCTATCGCGGACCCGCGACGGAGTGGGTTCGGATGGCACACGCCGAGCGAGCCATAGTCGAACAGAAGAGCTTCAAGGGTCCGTTGGAGCGCCTCGGGGACCATGATGTTGCGATGTTCAAGGGAAGCCGGGCCGGCTCGAACAGTGGGATCGTCCACCGATCACCGCCGATCGCCGGCACCGGCACCACACGACTGCTGCTCTGTCTCAACCAGCGAACGAGTACGTCTCCGGACCCCTGGACCCAGTCCTGA
- a CDS encoding dienelactone hydrolase family protein — translation MRTTKHVAAMAIAGCIASWSAGAAAMGGKDVVYQVDGQSYEGYYVGNGTAPLVLLIHDWDGLTDYEKRRAGMLHDLGYSVFAVDLFGKGVRPTEVTDKRQHTGELYKDRAKMRRLMQGGLDKAKALGLGGSETVAMGYCFGGAAVLELARSGAPISGFASFHGGLGTPDGQNYADVKAPIMVLHGTADAAISMDDFADLAKRLEDANVQHEMVTYSGAPHAFTVFGSQRYREDADKKSWEAFTRFLKDQTL, via the coding sequence ATGAGAACAACCAAGCACGTTGCTGCAATGGCGATCGCAGGCTGCATCGCTTCGTGGAGCGCCGGGGCGGCCGCCATGGGGGGCAAGGACGTCGTCTACCAGGTCGATGGGCAGTCTTACGAAGGATACTACGTCGGCAATGGCACCGCACCGCTGGTGCTCTTGATCCACGACTGGGACGGACTGACCGATTACGAAAAGCGCCGTGCCGGCATGCTGCACGACCTTGGTTATTCGGTCTTCGCGGTCGACCTGTTCGGCAAGGGCGTGAGGCCCACCGAGGTGACGGACAAGCGTCAGCACACCGGTGAGCTCTACAAGGACCGGGCCAAGATGCGCCGCTTGATGCAAGGCGGCCTCGACAAGGCGAAAGCCCTCGGCCTCGGCGGGTCCGAAACGGTCGCCATGGGATACTGCTTCGGCGGCGCCGCGGTGCTCGAGTTGGCGCGATCCGGCGCCCCGATTTCGGGGTTTGCCTCCTTCCACGGCGGGCTCGGCACGCCGGACGGACAGAACTATGCGGACGTGAAAGCGCCGATCATGGTCCTGCACGGGACCGCCGACGCCGCGATCTCGATGGACGACTTCGCGGATCTCGCGAAGCGGCTAGAAGACGCCAACGTGCAGCATGAAATGGTGACCTATTCCGGGGCGCCCCATGCCTTCACGGTGTTCGGCTCGCAACGCTACCGCGAGGACGCGGACAAGAAGAGTTGGGAAGCCTTTACGCGTTTCCTGAAGGACCAGACACTCTAA
- a CDS encoding right-handed parallel beta-helix repeat-containing protein, whose translation MRVFNSILASTLAVAGFWYVVPVPTAAAQTATDLDCVGCVGTKELANESIGNQKLQNFSIGDRKLKDGAIGQNKIKDDAIGQKKIKNRAIGSLKLKLGAVATENIQDGAVTQSKLSPEVQALLGGGSGGGGVVPVNCAVDDLQAVLDNAAQGSTLFLSGTCVGAFTVATDGITLSGNEAAVACNPDNPSLSAGATIDGSVTVRSVSATLEHLIVTGAGNGVHVHERATATLRCNAIQNNVDSGLLVTATSHADIADSVVSGNDIGIDVIGNASAVIFNVDVVDNEDSGVIAEGSSALVIDDSEIDGNDGNGIEVALASTAEITDTTINGNLGAGVDVANASSAVIGDEDGASGEDVLITNNGEGMRLRVGASAQLVNTTVSGNGGFSAINVQDSQLELAEVATISHPDNSAGSNDYAIFAINGSISAFSSPGLPVPSVTGPNGSGDAAIVMFGFTLLQSQTATISAGGGAGTVALELHNKSIAQRFGGTVTGPIVCFGSFVETFGLAACSTPP comes from the coding sequence ATGAGGGTCTTTAATTCCATTCTGGCTTCAACGCTGGCCGTGGCCGGCTTCTGGTACGTCGTTCCGGTGCCGACCGCCGCCGCGCAGACGGCGACGGATCTGGACTGCGTCGGCTGTGTCGGCACCAAAGAGTTGGCCAACGAATCGATCGGGAACCAAAAACTGCAGAACTTCTCGATCGGCGACCGCAAGCTGAAAGACGGGGCGATCGGCCAGAACAAGATCAAGGACGACGCCATTGGCCAGAAGAAGATCAAGAACAGGGCGATCGGATCGCTCAAGCTGAAGCTCGGCGCGGTCGCCACCGAAAACATCCAGGACGGCGCGGTCACCCAGTCAAAGTTGTCTCCCGAGGTCCAGGCTCTCCTCGGTGGTGGCAGCGGCGGCGGTGGCGTCGTCCCGGTGAATTGCGCGGTCGATGATCTTCAGGCCGTACTGGACAACGCAGCACAAGGCAGCACGCTCTTTCTGAGCGGCACCTGCGTCGGCGCCTTCACCGTCGCCACCGACGGCATCACGCTGAGCGGCAACGAAGCGGCTGTTGCCTGCAACCCGGACAACCCCAGCCTCTCCGCCGGCGCGACCATCGACGGCTCGGTCACGGTGCGGAGCGTCAGCGCGACCTTGGAGCACCTGATCGTGACCGGCGCCGGCAACGGCGTCCACGTGCACGAACGGGCCACCGCGACGCTGCGCTGCAACGCGATTCAGAACAACGTTGACTCGGGCCTCCTGGTCACCGCCACGTCCCACGCCGATATCGCCGACAGCGTGGTCAGCGGCAACGACATCGGCATCGACGTCATCGGCAACGCCTCCGCGGTGATCTTCAATGTCGACGTCGTCGACAACGAGGACAGCGGCGTCATCGCCGAGGGCAGTTCCGCGCTCGTCATCGACGACTCGGAGATCGACGGCAACGACGGAAACGGCATCGAGGTCGCATTGGCGTCAACGGCCGAGATCACGGACACGACCATCAATGGCAACCTCGGCGCGGGCGTGGACGTGGCCAATGCCTCCAGCGCCGTCATCGGCGACGAAGACGGCGCAAGCGGCGAAGACGTTCTCATTACGAACAACGGTGAGGGCATGCGGCTGCGCGTCGGGGCCTCCGCTCAGCTGGTCAACACGACGGTGTCCGGCAACGGCGGCTTCTCGGCGATCAACGTGCAAGACAGCCAGCTCGAATTGGCGGAAGTGGCGACGATCAGCCACCCCGACAACTCGGCGGGGAGCAACGACTACGCCATCTTCGCCATCAACGGCAGCATCTCCGCCTTTTCGTCCCCGGGCCTGCCGGTACCGAGCGTCACGGGCCCGAACGGGAGCGGCGACGCTGCAATAGTCATGTTCGGGTTCACGCTACTTCAGTCCCAGACCGCCACGATCAGCGCGGGCGGCGGGGCCGGCACCGTGGCCCTGGAGCTGCACAACAAGTCCATCGCCCAGAGGTTCGGCGGAACCGTTACCGGCCCGATTGTCTGTTTCGGAAGCTTCGTCGAGACCTTCGGGCTCGCGGCCTGCAGCACGCCGCCCTGA